One window from the genome of Salvelinus fontinalis isolate EN_2023a chromosome 3, ASM2944872v1, whole genome shotgun sequence encodes:
- the LOC129851446 gene encoding diphosphoinositol polyphosphate phosphohydrolase 1-like has translation MMKLKLNQTRTYDGDGYKKRAACLCFRSESEEEVLLVSSSRHPDKWIVPGGGMEPEEEPNVAAAREVCEEAGVKGTLGRLVGIFENRERKHRTYVYILIVTEVLQDWEDSVNIGRKRDWFKIDDAIQVLQCHKPVQATYFEPLKEGCLTSNGTPLVATIGGELSPTYNINQSSVSGIR, from the exons ATGATGAAGTTAAAGTTAAATCAAACCCGGACATACGATGGGGATGGCTACAAGAAGCGGGCCGCCTGTCTGTGCTTTAGGAGTGAAAGTGAAGAGGAG GTGCTGTTGGTGAGTAGTAGTCGGCATCCAGACAAGTGGATCGTCCCTGGTGGAGGGATGGAGCCAGAAGAGGAGCCCAACGTAGCTGCAGCACGAGAAGTCTGTGAAGAG GCAGGTGTGAAGGGGACTTTAGGTCGCCTAGTTGGAATTTTTGAG AACCGAGAGAGGAAGCACAGAACCTACGTCTACATTCTTATCGTAACTGAGGTCCTGCAAGATTGGGAGGACTCTGTCAACATTG GGAGAAAAAGGGATTGGTTTAAAATAGACGATGCCATACAAGTGTTGCAGTGTCACAAGCCTGTGCAGGCCACCTACTTCGAGCCTCTCAAGGAAGGTTGCCTGACCAGCAACGGGACGCCCCTGGTGGCCACGATAGGCGGAGAACTCTCACCCACCTACAACATCAACCAGAGCTCTGTGTCGGGTATCAGATAA
- the LOC129851448 gene encoding 40S ribosomal protein S10-like, translated as MLMPKKNRIAIYELLFKEGVMVAKKDVHLPKHPELADKNVPNLHVMKAMLSLKSLGYVKEQFAWRHFYWYLTNEGIQYLRDFLHLPPEIVPATLRRQMRPETARPRPKGMEGERGERPARFNRDGGDRDNYRRSAAPPGGDKKAEAGAGSATEFQFRGGFGRGRGQQPPQE; from the exons ATGCTGATGCCCAAGAAGAACCGTATTGCGATCTATGAGCTCCTCTTCAAAGAGGGCGTCATGGTGGCAAAGAAAGATGTGCATCTGCCTAAGCACCCCGAGCTTGCCGACAAGAACGTGCCCAATCTTCATGTGATGAAAGCAATGCTG TCCTTGAAGTCACTTGGGTATGTTAAGGAGCAATTTGCCTGGCGCCATTTTTACTGGTACCTCACCAATGAAGGTATCCAGTACCTGAGAGACTTCCTGCACCTTCCACCTGAGATTGTTCCTGCCACTCTGCGCCGCCAGATGCGTCCTGAGACCGCAAGGCCCAGGCCCAAGG GTATGGagggagagcggggagagagaccCGCCCGCTTCAACCGTGATGGGGGTGACCGAGACAATTACAGGAGATCTGCTGCACCAC CTGGTGGAGACAAGAAAGCAGAGGCAGGTGCTGGTTCAGCTACAGAGTTCCAATTC AGGGGTGGATTTGGACGTGGCAGAGGACAGCAGCCTCCCCAGGAGTAA